Below is a genomic region from Verrucomicrobiales bacterium.
GGCCCGCGACTGACGCTCCATCACCAGCAAGTCGGCGGCCTGCCAGCGGACCAGATAAGCTCCCTCCTTGAACCTCAGGCTCTCATGACACCAGATCAGGTTCTTGAGATAATCGCGCGCTGGAAGTGTGGATTCGTTGGTGGGAAAATGGGTCCAGCGCGCACTGGTGGAGTGAAGGTCGAAAAGGTCTTCGAAGAAGATGCAAGGGGATCCATCCATGGCGAAGGCCACCGCGTAAGCGGCTTGGATACGAGGATCGTTGGGGTCGACGTGGCCGCCCAATTCGTTGGCGGAGTCCCACCCGACGTAATCACCTGTCGCGCCTAGTCTCGGACGAAACGAGTCATGGCTGTTAACGAAGCTGACGGCTCGAGTGCGACGCTGCTGTTGTGTGCTGGGAAGGGAGCCTAAGTCGAAGAAACCACTGCCATCGATCATGCTCTTGAGCGACGAACGCAGGCTGAAATCAAAACTGCCCACCACGTCAGCGAAGCCGTCGCTGTGGTTCACGCTGTCGACCCACTGGTCAAGTTGGTCTCGGTTTCCGATGTATTCGCCCACGGCGAACATATCCGGTCCACCACTGGCGTCGTTGGCATTGTGGGCGAGGTTCCACAGGAAATCTTTGCAGGCCCACGGTTCGAAGTGTTTGACGGCATCAATGCGAAACCCGTCCACGCCGGTTTGCTTTTTGAGCCAGACTGACCAAGCCCTGACCTGGTCCCGGACGTAGTTGGCGGGCTGGGTCGGGTTGAATTTCGCGTTGCTACTCCGGCCATACGCATCGCGGAAATAACACAGATCCGGTCCAAACCAGCCTGCGGCGATATCGCCGTTCTCTGTGTCGTGCGCGGGAGACGGATGAAAGTTCTGCCAGTTTTTCGGGAAACGTCCTTTGCGGGCCAGGTAGTTGGCGGCTGTCTCCGACTTCGCTGGTGTTTGAAAGCAGGAGTAGCGGAAATTCTTGTATCGGTTTCCGTGAGCTTGGGGGTCTTCGCCACCGCTGCCGTCGCCTGATCCGGCCCCATTCAGATGGTTCCAGACTACATCCTGGATGACCTCAATGCCATTGGCATGCAGGATGGCCACGCAGCGCAGATAGTCGTCCTTGGTGCCGAAACGCGTTCCGGTGTTGCCGCCCTGCCATTTGTCGCCGAGGTCATAGTGATCGAAGGGAGCGTAGCCGACTGCGCCCGTAGCATCCTTGTTCTTGCAGGTCGGCGGAATCCAGACGGCATCGATTCCCATCTCTCGCAGGCGCGGAGCCAGGTCGGCGAGGTAGGTGGACCAATCGGCAGGATAATTGTTGTTCCAATAGTCCCACCAGAAAGCCTGAAGCACCACGCGACCGTTGGCCGAACTCGCGGCTGAACGAACGGTTCCCAGGCTCCAGACGAGGCCGATGAGTAGCAGGAAGGCGAAAAGATGTTTGAGTGGGTTAGGGGGAGCGGGATGCGACCGATGAAGGATGTGGGGGCTGTCCATAGCTTCCAGGTTCCTGGGGGGTGGTTAATCGAGTGTGTTCACAAAGGAATGTGTTCGACCTTGTAAATCTGCAGCCCGCGCGCCTGGTAATTGACGAGGGCGGCAGGATGATCCTTGCTGCAGGTGTGAACCCAGACTCGATCGGGGTGGGTTTCCCAAGCCGTCAGAAGCGCGCAGCTCAGCAGGTAACCGCCCATCCCTTGGCCGATGAATTTAGGCGCTAGGCCGAAGTAGGAGATTTCCACCTGACGTTCGATCTGGAAATTCAGCTCGAAGTAACCGGCTGGTGAGCCGTCGTAGTAAAGGACGAACGTGCGCAGTGATTCCGCCTCGGCGTATGCTTTCCATTCGGCATCGTCCCAGACAAGTTTATCCACCCATCCCCAGTCGCCGCCCACCAACATGTAGAGAAAGCGATTGAACTGCCATTGCTTGACTGTTGTTTCGCGAATCTCCAGGTGGGGGTCCGGGCAGGGACGGGGCCTGATCGCCTCGCGCGACAGCATTTGGAGATAGGTCACGGTGACGATGGCCATGTCCGGGTCATTGGAGGTGGGTCGCGAGGACTGCTGCCGTGGAAGCACCTGGGGGCATTCGCCGATCCGTCAGCGCAGGGAACTTTGCTCGCCAACTCGCCGACAGGTGTGGATCCAGCTGAGCCTTCATGACTCCTTCGGGCTCTCCCGCCTCCGCCAGGATTTCCCCTAACGGGTCGACAATCAGGCTCTGGCCGGTGTAGTGAAGCGTGGGATCGCTACCGGTTCGGTTAACGCCTACGACATAGGCTTGGTTCTCTATTGCTCGCGCTTGCAGCAACGTTCGCCAATGGCCCACTCGAACGACCGGCCAATTGGCGATCACGACAAGGAGGTCCGCACCTTGGTCAATCGCGGCGCGGAACAGTTCAGGGAAGCGAAGGTCGTAGCAAACGAATGGAGCGATTCGGAATCCGCCATAGGAAAAGACTTCGACCTGTGTTCCGGCCGCAAAGTTTTGAGCCTCCCCGGCCAAGGTAAACGGCTGCATTTTCGCGTAGCGGCACTCCATGACACCCGCAGGGGAAAGGAACACCGATTCGTTTCTGGGACGACCCTGGGCATCCTTAAGGACCATTCCAGCCAGGATTCCAACCTGGTGCTTCTGAGCCAACTGAGAGAGGAAACGTACGGTCGGGGAGGGAAGTGATTCCTGGTTTTTAGCGGCATCCATGCTGAATCCGGTCGCGAACATCTCCGGCAGCACAATGAGGGATCCTGGCTCGGGGGAGGCTGCGGCCATCAGGCGATCGACGCGGGAGAAATTCTCCGGCTTGTTTTCCCAAACGATGTCTAATTGGATGCCAATGACGTTCATGGTGGCGCGCTTTCGAAAACTAGGCCTGGGGCCTGTTAACGCTCAGGCCTGCTGTAAAGCGAGCCTAGGCGGTTCCTGAACCGGGTCAAGAGTGCCGACAAGTGGGGTGGTGGCCCAGGTGTGACTATTTCCGGGTGAGGGCGCGTCCGCATCAGCAGAGATTCCCGACTCCGTCGGGACCTGAAACGCTGGGCAACGCCAGCGTTTCTCGCATTGCCGGCAGAGTCCGAATCCCGCGGGTTCTCGGCTTCGGCCTCAGAAACTCCTTCGAACAGAGGGCTACCCTGAACACATTCTGTGACCTCTGAATCTTGCATCTCCGTCGATGGGTCCGCTACCCTGCCTGGCATGATTTCGAAGCGAACCTTCCTTCGTCGGACTGCGGCAGCTCTCGCGCTGCCCGCGGTGGTTCCCCTGGCGGGCTGTCAGTCGAGCGGGTCCCATGAGCCGCTTTGGACCGCGAGACCGCTTACGCAGCCGGGTGAGTTCACACTCGGCATTGAAGGGCCGGCCTGCGATCGCGATGGGAATGTCTACGCCGTCAACTATCGCAAAGAGGGAACCATCGGACGCACTCGACCCGACGGCACTTCCGAGGTTTTCGTTGAGCTTCCCGGCAAGAGCGTTGGGAACGGGATCGTGTTCGATCGCGCTGGCCAGATGTTTGTCGCCGATTACACCCAGCACAATGTGCTGCAGATCGACCCGCGTACGCGCAAGATTTCGGTGTTCGCGCACAACCCGAAGATGAACCAGCCTAACGATCTGGCGATAGCCCCGGATGGCACTCTGTTTGCGAGCGACCCGGGATGGAAGACTGGTGATGGTCAGCTGTGGCGTATCGACAAGGATGGCTCGACGCATCTGCTCGCTCAGGGAATGGGTACCACCAACGGCATCGAGGTCAGTCCTGATGGGAGCACGCTCTATGTGAACGAGAGCGTTCAGCGCAATGTTTGGGCATTTACCCTGACTCCACAGCGTACCTTGACCAATAAACGCCTGCTCAGGAAATTCGAGGATTTCGGCTTCGATGGCATGCGCGCGGATGTCGATGGGAATCTCTATATCACCAGGCATGGTGCTGGTTTGGTGGCTGTGGTCTCCCCGCAGGGGGAAGTCCTACGCACCATTCCGGTCCTGGGCAGCAAGCCGAGCAATTTGTGCTTTGGGGGGCCGGATGGCCGAACGATTTACGTCACGGAAGTGGAGCATACTCGGCTGGTCACATTCCGCACGGAGCGTCCTGGGCTGGCCTGGAAGCGACTCCGCTCCTGACTCTATCAAGGGACCTCGACCACCGGTTCAACGTCTCCAAACCGCAGTGTTGCCGCTAAGAATGCGGACGAAGCTCATCTGATTCGTGAACCTGCACGTGAGTCGCCAGCCAAATACTTAGCGCGCCAGCCGCAACGGCGATCCATCCCAGCCAGTGAAAATTCACTAGTTCCCCGGAAGGGGCGGTGGTTACCACCCGGCCGGCGATACCGGAAGCCAGTCCGGTGGCGAGGTCGCGAGCGCAGCCGCTCAAGCTCATAAAGGCCCCGCGTCGCGACGCCGGCACGGCGAGCGTCATGATTGCCTGGCCGGGCACGAAGCGTCCGCTGGCGAAGACAAAGAACGCTCCGCCCGAAACCAGCACCGCCCAGACTGGCAGGCGGCCTGAGTTCGCGATGAACACCGTGACCAGGCTCGCGATGATGACCAGCACGGAGAACACGCGGCGCCGCCCGAAACGGTCGGCCAGCCTGCCGATCCGTGGCGCGGTGAACACGGTCAGCACCCCGCCGGTCAGATACACGAGGAACAGATCGTTTTCCGGCAAACCGACGTTATGAACGAGATAAGGGGAGAGCAGCGGAATGATGGTGAAATGGCCCAGCACGGTTGCCACCATGAACAGCAAAGCCCGGCCGGCATTGGCGTCGCGTATCAGTTCGGAGAACGCGCGCCGGGAGCGGCCGCCCTCGAGATGTCCGCGAAGAGACGGCATTTTCAACAGCGCCACCGCCCACGTCACACTCGCCATTCCTGCGAGGACGAAGAACGGAGTTTCCCAACGGAACATCTGCGCCAGTTGCAGCCCGAAAGGGACGCCGAGCGCCGCCGCTACCGAGAAAGCGGTCATCACGATGCCCATGGCCGCCGCGCGGCGTTGCGGCGGGATGACGTCCCCGACGATGGCCAATACGGTTGCCGTGGAAAGTCCTCCGAACGCGCCGCTGACCGCCCGCGCGACGAGAAGAGGCGTGGCATTTTGCACCAAGGCACACGTCAAGGTACCCAGAGCGAATCCCGCATAAGTGAACAGCAGCAGCTTCTTGCGATCGAACCGGTCAACGAACGGCGCAGCCAGCAGGCTGACGATGCCGGAGCTGATCGCATAGGCTGCCACAAAGGCCGCGAATTGTCCCGGCCCGATCTCCATCACCCGCATGAGCTGCGGTCCAAGCGGCATCATGATCATGAAGTCCATGATATGCGTGAACTGCACCGCCGCGAGCAGCAGCAACAATGAACGTTCGGAAAGTGGTTTCATGGCGCCGGACCCCGACGGCTGGCTTCGAGGAGCCGCTTAAACCGAGGCGGACTCGACGCGGATGGCCTCAAGCTCCTCCCAACGGGCGTAGAGGCTGACGATTCGTTGCTTTTCCTTCTCCATCTGCTCGGTGAGTTGGGTTGTTTTCGTTCCGTAGTCGCGGTGGAAATCCGGAGAAATGAAGAGGGCCTCGATTCGGGCCACTTCCGCCTCGGCCGCCTGGATGACCGCCTCGATCCCCTCCAGCTCGCGCTGTTCCTTGAAGCTGAGCTTGCGCTTTTTGCCGCTGCCTCCGCCGCTGGCGACCGTCGCTCCCGCTTTTTCTCTCGCCCCCGGGTTCTCCCCAGAACGGCCTCCGGCTCGTGCCTGGGAGGCGCGCTTCTTCTTCTCCAAATAATAGTCGTAGTTTCCGATGCTGTATTCGACCCGGCCTTCGCCTTCGAAGGCGAGGATGCCGGTGCAGATCCGGTTCAGAAAGTAGCGGTCATGGCTAACCACCAGGACGCAGCCGGTGAATGCCAGCAGCGCTTCCTCCAACACCCGTAGTGAGGGCAGGTCCAGATCGTTGGTGGGCTCATCCAGGATCAGGAAGTTTCCTCCCTGCTTGAGGATGCGTGCGAGCAGGAGCCGGCTGCGTTCACCTCCGCTCAGGTACTTCACCGGAGTGACGATGCGGTCGTCCGTGAACAAGAAGCGTTTGAGGTAAGCGCGCAACGAAAGCTTGGAGTCGCCCCACTTCACCCACTCACTGCCATCGCTGATCTCCTCGAGCACGGTCCGATCTTCATTCAGCTGTAGTCTCCCCTGGTCAATGTAATTGAACTGAGTCAACTGCCCGGTCCGGACCTCTCCGAGCGTGGGGGCGAGCTGCCCGATCAAAATGCGCAGCAGCGTGGTTTTGCCCAGTCCGTTTCGTCCAGTGATCCCGATACGTGTTCCGCCGGCGAAGGTCAGGTCGATGTTCTGGAACAGCCACCGGCCGCCGAGTTCCATTCCGACGCCACACAGATCCACCACGCGATTTCCCAGCTGGGGCGCCGGTGGGATCACCAGATCCATGTCGGACTCCTCCGGGGGAGGGCCTTGCTCGGCCACTTCGAAGAATTGGTCGAGGCGGCTCTTGGACTTCGTGGTCCGCGCCTTGGGCTGACGGCGGACCCAGTCCATTTCCCGCCGCAGGAACATCTGGCGTTTATGCTCGACGAGTTCCTCGGACAGCAGCTTCTCCGCCCGCGCCCCGAGGTAATCGGTGTAGTTGCCATCGTAGCGTTCGAACACGCCGTTGCGGAGTTCGATGATCCCGGTGGCGATTTGATCGAGAAAGTGTCGATCGTGAGTCACTACGAGCAAGGCGCCGGGGTATTGGGAGAGATACTCCACGATCCATTCAATGCTCTCGGTGTCGAGATGGTTGGTGGGTTCATCCAGGATGAGGAGATCCGGTTGGGCGACGATCGCGCGCGCCAGGGCTACACGTCGTTTTTCCCCGCCGGACAGCGACTGGATGTCCCGATCTGCCGCCGGGCAGTTCAGGTGCGCCAGGGCCAGCGTGATACGGTGGTCCAGATTCCATCCATCGAAGTGGGCGATTTGTTCCTCCAGGACGGCGTGTCGGGGTGAGTCTCCCGCGAGGTTTTCGAACTCTTCGATGAGATCCAAGATGTGCTTGGCTCCCGATCGAATATTCTCCTGCACGTTCAAGGCGGGATCGAGGGTGAACTCCTGGGGGAGATAGCCGACCACCAGGCCGCGCTGCCGGGTGACATTGCCCGAATCGGGAACGATCTCGCCGGTGAGAATACGCAAGAACGTTGTCTTGCCGCTGCCGTTGCGGCCCACCAGACCGAGGCGGTCGTGCTCGGCGACCGACAGCGAGGCGCGGTTCAGGATCTCTCGATCGTTGTGTCGGAGTTCGATGTCCTGAGTGGACAAGATTGAAATTCCAGGTTCCATGGTTCTAATGCTCTAAAGTGAGTTCGGTCGACGGCGTCGGTCTGTAGCGGCGTTCCTGAGGCGACCCTGCCGGTGACCGGTCAGGCGCTCCAAGAGACAGCTCGATGCTTCCGTCCTCGGACGGATCGGAGGGGAGGGGAGCGGTGGAGCGGTCTGGGCGGGGTTACTTACGTCGAGCGCTCCACTCAACGTCCTGCTCCTCCCCGTTGAGGAGGGTTTTGACGCGTCCGTTGATTTTGCCGTCCGTCAGCGTCCCCGACATGCGGTAGGTTAGCTCGCCTCCGGTTGGGCGGTCGCGCTTCACGGTCCAGCTCATTCGGTTTCCTTCCAGCTTACCATCGGCGATCTCCAGCCAGCGGTCGGTGTTGCCCCGGGCGAACTTGCCTGTGATTTGGCTGCCTTGAACCGTGAGGATCAGCGGGGCTTCCACCGGATTGCCGTCCGGACCTTGAATCTTCCAGATCCATTCTCCAGCGAGAGTTTGAGCATTGGGATTGACTGCATCGCCTGCCGTTTGGCCACCCATCAGTGAACTGAGTTTCTCCTCGATAGAGTCGGCCCACAGCGAGTAGCCCTTCGGCGACAAGTGCAGATAATCGGGCATAAGGTCACGCGGGATCAAACCCTGCTCGGTAACGAAGAGATGTCCGATGTCCAGCCAGTGCACCCACTGACTGTCGGCCAGACGCCGAAGGATCTGGTTCACCTGGAGCAGCTTTCCGCGCTGGTTGGAGGGGTTTTCACCCCGAGGAAAGATGGCCAACAGCAGAATCTTGGTCTGGGGAAGCTTCGCTCGCAGCTTGGTGACGATCGCGGCGACGCCGTCGGCTATCTGAGCGATCGAGTTGTCTTCTCCGTTGGAGTTGTTGGTGCCGATCATGACCACCGCAGCGCGCGGCGCGAGTCCGTCGACGTTCCCATTGTCCAGGCGCCAAAGCACATGCTGAGTTCGGTCGCCTCCAATGCCCAGGTTGATCGCCTTGCGCGGGGCATAATAGCGTTCCCACACCGCTTTGCCTTCTCCTTCCCAGCCTTGGGTGATGGAATCGCCGATGAAGATGACCTCGGCGGAGCGGCCGCCATCAGCCGCCCGCTGATTGAGGAGCTTTTGGCGGGTCTTCCAGCTTTCGTCGGCTCGAGGGACGGGGTCGGTCGCCGAGTGCACACTGGCGCCCTGGCCGACTCCTGGAAAGAGGCAGAACGCGACACTCGTCAACAAGGCGAAGAGCGCTGGTCGGTTGGTAAGTCGATGGGTTAATTGCGGCGATGACATGGGATAATGATCTAGCAACGATTTGATATCCTAAGGGCGGTCGAACTACAACCCGCAAACGCATTTTTCGTTCGGATACTCCAGATGAACAATCTTGCTTCCGGAACAGTCAATCTTTGACTGCCGGCCCTTGGGCTCCTAACTATTAACGAATGCAGCCGATGTCCCTTAGTCTATTTTGGTTGAACCGGAGACCGCACCTGTGGGTGCTGTTGGTGTCGGCTGCGTTGGTGGGGTGCAAACAGGAGTCGATCCAGGTTTATGAGGTGCCTAAGGAAAAGGCGCCGGTGCGCGCGGACACGGCCGGCGTGGCCCCGCCGATGCCGGAGTTGCGGTGGAGCAAGCTGCCGGAGGGATGGGAATCTCGGGAGGTGCCGAATCGGATGCGGGCGGCCAACTTTGTAATCGCCGGTTCTGGTGGTCGGTCAGCTGAACTCTCGGTGATCCCGCTTGCGGGCATGGGCGGCAATGATCTGGAGTTTGTCAACATGTGGCGCAAGCAGATCGGGTTGGGGCCGGTGGAGGCCGATGCGCTGGCCAAGTATGTGGCCCCTCTCCAGATCGCTGGATTGGAGGGCAAGCTTTTCGACATGCGTGGATCTGAGGCGGCTCAGGCGACCGATCCCAATGGCGTTCTGGTGGCGGTGGTGGTTCGCGAGGGGGTTACCTGGTTTTTCAAGCTGGCGGGCGATGAGGGGTTGGTTCAGGCGCAGCGGCCGGTGTTGACAGAGTTCTTGAAGGGCGTCTCGTTCGCGGAGCCCTCGGCGGATCGGCCGGTGGCCAGCGCTTCCGCCCCTTCCGCGCCAGTTCCACCCGCGTCCGAACCAGGTCTGCCGGCGTGGACGGTTCCCGCCGGCTGGCAGGCAGCCAGCCCTGGTCCGATGGTCTTGAGCAAATTTGTGGTGACCGGCGAAGCCTCCGCCAAGGCGGATGTGACCATCAGTCGTTTCCCGGGTGATGTGGGAGGGCTGCTAGCGAACGTGAATCGTTGGCGGGGGCAGGTCGGTTTGTCTCCCTTGGCCGCTGACTCTCTTGCCCAGGAAACGCAGCCTTTGGTCTGGGAAGGCGGGAAGGGGACGGTCGTTGATTTTCTAGGAACCGATGCCAAGACCGGCCAGCCGGCGCGGCTGGTGGGAGTGGTTGTCCCTGTGAACGGGGACACCTGGTTTTACAAGATGATGGGAACTCCGTCCGTCTCCGAGCGGGAGAAGGGTCCTCTTCTCAAGTTTGTTCAAAGTGCGAAATATGGCCAAGCCCCTTAAACGATTTCTGAACCTGCTCTGTTCCTTGCGGCTGACGATTGTGCTGCTGGTGCTGGGGTTGATCCTGGTCTTTCTGGGAACGATGGCGCAGGAGCCTCTCGGGCTTTACATCGCCCAGACTCATTTTTTCCACAGCATGTTTGTCGATGCGGCCGCCATGCTGGCCGCGCTGAAGAAGTCCGCCCAGCTGGTGAACATCTACCTCACCCCCATGCTTGCCGCCGATGTGTTGGCGGCTCCCTGGATTCCGGTTTTTCCCGGAGGGTATCTGATCGGCACGCTGCTGCTCATCAATCTGGTCGCCGCTCACATCCAACGGTTTCGGATGTCCTGGAAAAAGTCGGGAATCTTTTTGGTCCACTTGGGGCTCATCCTTTTGCTGTTGGGGCAGTTGATGACCGACCAGTTGGCGACCGAGAGCGGCATTCGGATTCGCGAGGGTGAAACCCGCAACTATTCCGAGGCCGACCGCCGTTCCGAATTCGCGCTCATCGATACCACGGAAAAGGAGAAGGACAAGGTGTTCGCCGTGCCCGAGTCGCTGCTGAAGCAACGCGGGGCCATCCAGCCTCCCGGCTTGCCGTTCCATCTTAACATCAAGGAGTATTTCGAGCATTCCACGGTGACCAACCGCAGTGGTGCGATCCTGAACCAGCCGGCTCAGGCGACCCAGGGCATCGGCGTCAGGGCGCACGCGATCGAGCTTCCGCGGGTTACCTCGATGGAGTATCGCGATGTGCCGTCGATGGTGGTGGAAGTCGCGGGTCCGGAGGGCTCTTTGGGAACCTGGATGGTGTCTGGCTACTTCGATGAGCCTCAGAAGTTCACCTACAAGGATCGGACTTATGCGATGACTCTGCGGCTGGCTCGTCATTACTATCCGTTTAGTCTGAGCCTGCTCGATTTCCGTCACGATAAGTACAAAGGAACCGAGCTGCCGCGGAATTTCTCCAGCCAAATCCGGCTGCAGAATCCCTCCACCGGTGAGGATCGCGAGGTCTTGATCTACATGAACAACCCGTTGCGATACGCCGGGCTGACGTTTTATCAGGCCAGCTTCGACAAGGTGGACGACAAAGTGACGGTGTTGCAGGTGGTGCGCAATCCGGGATGGCTGACCCCCTACATTGCGTGTATCATGGCGGGACTGGGTCTCGTGATTCAATTCATGATACATTTGGTTGGATTCATCAAAAAGCGAACCTCATGAAAAAGCAGCTTCCTCTGATTCTAACGGTTCTGGTGTTGTTGTGGCTGGGAGCCGGGTTGCGTCCGCCGCGGGTGCCCGAGGGGATCAACACCAAGGGCTTTGGCCAGTTGCCGGTTCTGTTGAACGGCCGAACCCAGCCGATGGACAGCGTGGCCCGCAACTCACTCCTGGTGTTGCGGGGCAAGCAGACGGTGCCCGTGGAGGGGGGCAAGACGTTGCAGGCGATCGACTGGTTTCTTGAGGTGGTTTTCAAACCGGATCAGGCCGACACCCGCCAGGTCTTTCGGATCGATCATCCCGATCTGCGCGGCATGCTGAAGTTGTCACCGGAGGAGAAATTCTTCTCGTTCACGCAGTTCCAGACCAACATCATGGACTTGGGACGGGAGGCGGAACGCATCGATACCGAAAAGGTGAAGAGCGAGAGCCAAAACCCGTTCGAGAAGGCCGTGATGCGACTGCATCAGAATGTGATTCTTTACCGCCGAATCAAGAACACACTCAAGCACGAGTCAACGCTGGATTTTGCGGCTGAGCTGAAGACTTATCAGGCCGCTGTGGAACCGGGTGTGAAAGCGGTGCGGGATCGCGAGGCGGGCAAGGAGTTTGATCAGAAGGCCTTTGACACGATTGTGGATCACCTCCAACGCTACGATCAAATGGCGCGTTTCGGCTACGCCTTGGTGGTTCCTTCTGGATCTCCGAATCATACTCGAGACGATTGGATGAACGTGGGTACGAGCCTGATGGAAGCAGCCCGAGGTGGCAAAGTCCTCGAACCCGTTTTGTCCTATGCGGAAATGGCCTCGGCCTATCATGCGGGCGAGCCCGCTCGCTTCAACAGTTCGTTGAGCAAGTATCAGCAATGGCTCTTGGATCATCAATACCAGCCTGAGGTGGCCAAGGGAGGCAATGAGCACTACTTCAATCACTTCGAGCCATTCTACAAATCCTCGGCGATCTACGTGCTGGCTTTCATCCTGGCATGTGCCTCCTGGTTCAACCAATCGGAGCCGTTCCGTCGTTCGGCGCTCTACCTGTTGATTCTCACCGCCCTGGTTCATACGTCCGGCCTGATCTATCGGATGGTCTTGGAAGGCCGTCCTCCGGTCACCAACCTCTATTCTTCGGCGGTGTTCATTGGTTGGGGCATCTGCATTCTGGGGATTACGATTGAGTTTTTCTATCGGAATGCCATTGGGTCGGTAGTGGCTTCGATGGGTGGCTTCACCACCTTGATTGTGGCGCACAATCTTTCATTGGGCGGAGACACCATGGAGATGATGCGCGCGGTCCTCGATACCAATTTCTGGTTGGCCACTCATGTGGTCGTGGTGACGCTCGGCTACTCGGCCTCCTTCCTAGCTGGGTTTCTGGCGATGCTCTATGTGCTGCGGGGAGTGCTGACGACCTCCCTGACGGAGCAGATGGCCACGGCGCTCTCCCGAATGGTTTACGGCATCATCTGTTTCGCGACCTTGTTCAGCCTGGTAGGCACTGTCCTCGGGGGCATTTGGGCAGACCAATCCTGGGGACGGTTTTGGGGCTGGGATCCCAAGGAGAATGGGGCCTTGATGATTGTGATTTGGAACGCTGTCTATCTGCATGCTCGGTGGGGGAAGATCTGCACGGAGAAGAGCCTGATG
It encodes:
- a CDS encoding DUF1939 domain-containing protein, with translation MDSPHILHRSHPAPPNPLKHLFAFLLLIGLVWSLGTVRSAASSANGRVVLQAFWWDYWNNNYPADWSTYLADLAPRLREMGIDAVWIPPTCKNKDATGAVGYAPFDHYDLGDKWQGGNTGTRFGTKDDYLRCVAILHANGIEVIQDVVWNHLNGAGSGDGSGGEDPQAHGNRYKNFRYSCFQTPAKSETAANYLARKGRFPKNWQNFHPSPAHDTENGDIAAGWFGPDLCYFRDAYGRSSNAKFNPTQPANYVRDQVRAWSVWLKKQTGVDGFRIDAVKHFEPWACKDFLWNLAHNANDASGGPDMFAVGEYIGNRDQLDQWVDSVNHSDGFADVVGSFDFSLRSSLKSMIDGSGFFDLGSLPSTQQQRRTRAVSFVNSHDSFRPRLGATGDYVGWDSANELGGHVDPNDPRIQAAYAVAFAMDGSPCIFFEDLFDLHSTSARWTHFPTNESTLPARDYLKNLIWCHESLRFKEGAYLVRWQAADLLVMERQSRAIIGVNDHWTAWQEATIPTSFAPGTRLHDYSGANTEDLVVGGTGQVTIHVPPCDGSNRRRGYAVWGPAGISPIPPQAEISTLQEWEMADDLGDSHPQSLGQGGALPSRSVEWRTVGRLYAAPNRKTLVELHPSRTNTPITLQVENANSVVGQSTGQGVVRVEVSPSQAGYLTLKVRNARSTNPKQTVWVKARYTAPTRRDP
- a CDS encoding GNAT family N-acetyltransferase, yielding MAIVTVTYLQMLSREAIRPRPCPDPHLEIRETTVKQWQFNRFLYMLVGGDWGWVDKLVWDDAEWKAYAEAESLRTFVLYYDGSPAGYFELNFQIERQVEISYFGLAPKFIGQGMGGYLLSCALLTAWETHPDRVWVHTCSKDHPAALVNYQARGLQIYKVEHIPL
- a CDS encoding carbon-nitrogen family hydrolase; its protein translation is MNVIGIQLDIVWENKPENFSRVDRLMAAASPEPGSLIVLPEMFATGFSMDAAKNQESLPSPTVRFLSQLAQKHQVGILAGMVLKDAQGRPRNESVFLSPAGVMECRYAKMQPFTLAGEAQNFAAGTQVEVFSYGGFRIAPFVCYDLRFPELFRAAIDQGADLLVVIANWPVVRVGHWRTLLQARAIENQAYVVGVNRTGSDPTLHYTGQSLIVDPLGEILAEAGEPEGVMKAQLDPHLSASWRAKFPALTDRRMPPGASTAAVLATHLQ
- a CDS encoding SMP-30/gluconolactonase/LRE family protein encodes the protein MTSESCISVDGSATLPGMISKRTFLRRTAAALALPAVVPLAGCQSSGSHEPLWTARPLTQPGEFTLGIEGPACDRDGNVYAVNYRKEGTIGRTRPDGTSEVFVELPGKSVGNGIVFDRAGQMFVADYTQHNVLQIDPRTRKISVFAHNPKMNQPNDLAIAPDGTLFASDPGWKTGDGQLWRIDKDGSTHLLAQGMGTTNGIEVSPDGSTLYVNESVQRNVWAFTLTPQRTLTNKRLLRKFEDFGFDGMRADVDGNLYITRHGAGLVAVVSPQGEVLRTIPVLGSKPSNLCFGGPDGRTIYVTEVEHTRLVTFRTERPGLAWKRLRS
- a CDS encoding MFS transporter, whose amino-acid sequence is MKPLSERSLLLLLAAVQFTHIMDFMIMMPLGPQLMRVMEIGPGQFAAFVAAYAISSGIVSLLAAPFVDRFDRKKLLLFTYAGFALGTLTCALVQNATPLLVARAVSGAFGGLSTATVLAIVGDVIPPQRRAAAMGIVMTAFSVAAALGVPFGLQLAQMFRWETPFFVLAGMASVTWAVALLKMPSLRGHLEGGRSRRAFSELIRDANAGRALLFMVATVLGHFTIIPLLSPYLVHNVGLPENDLFLVYLTGGVLTVFTAPRIGRLADRFGRRRVFSVLVIIASLVTVFIANSGRLPVWAVLVSGGAFFVFASGRFVPGQAIMTLAVPASRRGAFMSLSGCARDLATGLASGIAGRVVTTAPSGELVNFHWLGWIAVAAGALSIWLATHVQVHESDELRPHS
- a CDS encoding ABC-F family ATP-binding cassette domain-containing protein; the encoded protein is MEPGISILSTQDIELRHNDREILNRASLSVAEHDRLGLVGRNGSGKTTFLRILTGEIVPDSGNVTRQRGLVVGYLPQEFTLDPALNVQENIRSGAKHILDLIEEFENLAGDSPRHAVLEEQIAHFDGWNLDHRITLALAHLNCPAADRDIQSLSGGEKRRVALARAIVAQPDLLILDEPTNHLDTESIEWIVEYLSQYPGALLVVTHDRHFLDQIATGIIELRNGVFERYDGNYTDYLGARAEKLLSEELVEHKRQMFLRREMDWVRRQPKARTTKSKSRLDQFFEVAEQGPPPEESDMDLVIPPAPQLGNRVVDLCGVGMELGGRWLFQNIDLTFAGGTRIGITGRNGLGKTTLLRILIGQLAPTLGEVRTGQLTQFNYIDQGRLQLNEDRTVLEEISDGSEWVKWGDSKLSLRAYLKRFLFTDDRIVTPVKYLSGGERSRLLLARILKQGGNFLILDEPTNDLDLPSLRVLEEALLAFTGCVLVVSHDRYFLNRICTGILAFEGEGRVEYSIGNYDYYLEKKKRASQARAGGRSGENPGAREKAGATVASGGGSGKKRKLSFKEQRELEGIEAVIQAAEAEVARIEALFISPDFHRDYGTKTTQLTEQMEKEKQRIVSLYARWEELEAIRVESASV
- a CDS encoding cytochrome c biogenesis protein ResB; this translates as MAKPLKRFLNLLCSLRLTIVLLVLGLILVFLGTMAQEPLGLYIAQTHFFHSMFVDAAAMLAALKKSAQLVNIYLTPMLAADVLAAPWIPVFPGGYLIGTLLLINLVAAHIQRFRMSWKKSGIFLVHLGLILLLLGQLMTDQLATESGIRIREGETRNYSEADRRSEFALIDTTEKEKDKVFAVPESLLKQRGAIQPPGLPFHLNIKEYFEHSTVTNRSGAILNQPAQATQGIGVRAHAIELPRVTSMEYRDVPSMVVEVAGPEGSLGTWMVSGYFDEPQKFTYKDRTYAMTLRLARHYYPFSLSLLDFRHDKYKGTELPRNFSSQIRLQNPSTGEDREVLIYMNNPLRYAGLTFYQASFDKVDDKVTVLQVVRNPGWLTPYIACIMAGLGLVIQFMIHLVGFIKKRTS